One segment of Deinococcus metalli DNA contains the following:
- a CDS encoding DUF4388 domain-containing protein — protein MQGLLSDLPLLGALELIHTTRQTGVLDVQTDVPYAVAFVGGEIVSGGIVDWIGLDALYACPLLAESGSFSFERKPVTGRPLGTFNHIVSDWARTSDEWQEVCAVIGSPSRYYRGAEPLFDLEGGRSVRGAARAAEVPVFQVAQFVVRALRDGRLEARDRFEWFRLKLQPAPRRAGQTPEPMLPLGQLIERGMPLREARARLLNELRLGLRFTGSGWVWRDLVWEVQQDTVATAPR, from the coding sequence ATGCAGGGTCTGCTGAGTGATCTTCCGCTGCTGGGCGCCCTGGAACTGATTCACACCACCCGGCAGACCGGCGTGCTGGACGTGCAGACGGACGTGCCGTATGCGGTCGCCTTCGTGGGCGGCGAGATCGTGTCCGGCGGCATCGTGGACTGGATCGGCCTGGACGCCCTGTACGCGTGCCCGCTGCTGGCCGAATCCGGGTCGTTCTCTTTCGAGCGCAAGCCCGTGACCGGCCGGCCGCTGGGCACCTTCAACCACATCGTGTCCGACTGGGCGCGCACGTCAGATGAGTGGCAGGAGGTATGCGCGGTGATCGGCAGCCCGAGCCGCTACTACCGGGGGGCCGAGCCGCTGTTCGACCTGGAGGGCGGGCGCTCGGTGCGCGGCGCGGCGCGGGCGGCGGAGGTGCCGGTCTTCCAGGTGGCGCAGTTCGTGGTCCGGGCGCTGCGCGACGGCCGGCTGGAGGCCAGGGACCGTTTCGAGTGGTTCCGGCTCAAACTTCAGCCCGCGCCGCGCCGCGCCGGGCAGACGCCCGAGCCGATGCTGCCGCTGGGCCAGCTGATCGAGCGCGGCATGCCGCTGCGTGAAGCCCGCGCCCGGCTGCTGAACGAACTGCGCCTGGGCCTGCGCTTCACCGGCAGCGGGTGGGTGTGGCGCGATCTGGTGTGGGAAGTGCAGCAGGACACCGTGGCGACCGCACCCCGCTGA
- a CDS encoding glycerol-3-phosphate acyltransferase, giving the protein MLFLSVLLLAVAFLVGSAPVGHTLLARVGVDVRTNNPYNLGVENVLRRVGPGLAVTTALLDAAKGFVAVLMAASLQLPEVAALGALAAYLGHLNPPPRLYGPLPPRGRGNLVLLGVLAGLAVTGAVPLWAAALPVVVYAGISGYWGFVTLGTLGGLAAFAVAAALLPTPVPAKLAALGLLLAATWRFKENLGRILDGTEPRLGDAVPMAGKRADEVVTAFMIHPMTVENFWQTRRFSWMRPLVERGLISEASVRDLARSLRPMKVGELRGIRTVDGKSIRCYLLSSPLLPDVFRDDPELATRRAIEGARLAHELGAEVFGLGAFWSVVGNKGMDVQAAVPQITITNGGAYTSGTIKAAVPGILEHFAATGRDLKDATAAVVGANGVVAFGIARTIAPQVSRLIMVGRDLERLDRSATTLRRAVKDTEIVTTTSYDGLKDASLIFTATSDPNPVIFPQHVQPGAWIFDEGRPADVDDSVRSVPGVRIIPGGVVRPPGGMTSNIDLQFGEGAVPACLAETLIIAATGEHGRKSLGPQTLTENINFFVDEAHKLGFEVLD; this is encoded by the coding sequence ATGCTGTTTCTGTCCGTGCTGCTGCTGGCCGTCGCGTTCCTGGTGGGGAGCGCGCCCGTGGGGCACACGCTGCTCGCGCGCGTCGGGGTGGACGTCCGGACGAACAATCCCTACAACCTCGGCGTGGAGAACGTCCTGCGGCGGGTGGGGCCGGGCCTGGCCGTCACGACCGCGCTGCTGGACGCCGCGAAGGGCTTCGTCGCGGTGCTGATGGCCGCGAGCCTCCAGCTGCCGGAGGTGGCGGCGCTGGGCGCGCTGGCCGCGTATCTGGGCCACCTGAATCCGCCGCCGCGCCTGTACGGGCCGCTGCCGCCGCGCGGCCGGGGCAACCTCGTGCTGCTGGGCGTGCTGGCGGGCCTCGCGGTCACGGGAGCCGTGCCGCTGTGGGCGGCGGCGCTGCCGGTCGTGGTGTACGCGGGCATCAGCGGGTACTGGGGCTTCGTGACGCTGGGTACGCTGGGGGGCCTCGCGGCCTTCGCGGTGGCGGCGGCGCTGCTGCCCACGCCGGTGCCGGCGAAACTCGCGGCGCTGGGGCTGCTGCTGGCCGCCACGTGGCGCTTCAAGGAGAACCTGGGCCGCATCCTGGACGGCACCGAACCGCGCCTGGGCGACGCGGTGCCGATGGCCGGCAAACGCGCGGACGAGGTCGTGACGGCCTTCATGATCCACCCCATGACCGTGGAGAACTTCTGGCAGACCCGGCGCTTCTCGTGGATGCGCCCGCTGGTGGAACGCGGCCTGATCTCCGAGGCGAGCGTGCGCGACCTGGCCCGCTCGCTGCGCCCCATGAAGGTGGGAGAGCTGCGCGGCATCCGCACCGTGGACGGCAAGAGCATCCGCTGCTACCTGCTGTCCAGCCCGCTGCTGCCCGACGTCTTCCGCGACGATCCGGAGCTCGCCACCCGCCGCGCCATCGAGGGTGCGCGCCTCGCGCACGAACTGGGCGCCGAGGTGTTCGGGCTGGGCGCCTTCTGGTCGGTGGTGGGCAACAAGGGTATGGACGTGCAGGCGGCGGTGCCGCAGATCACCATCACGAATGGCGGGGCATACACCTCCGGCACCATCAAGGCCGCGGTGCCCGGCATCCTGGAGCACTTCGCCGCCACCGGACGCGACCTCAAGGACGCGACGGCGGCGGTGGTGGGCGCCAACGGCGTGGTCGCCTTCGGAATCGCGCGGACCATCGCGCCGCAGGTGAGTCGGCTGATCATGGTGGGCCGCGACCTGGAGCGGCTGGACCGCAGCGCCACGACCCTGCGCCGGGCCGTGAAGGACACCGAGATCGTCACGACCACGTCGTACGACGGGCTCAAGGACGCGTCGCTGATCTTCACCGCGACCAGCGACCCCAACCCCGTGATCTTCCCGCAGCACGTCCAGCCGGGTGCGTGGATCTTCGACGAGGGCCGCCCCGCCGACGTGGACGACAGCGTGCGCAGCGTGCCGGGCGTGCGGATCATCCCCGGCGGCGTGGTGCGCCCGCCCGGCGGCATGACCAGCAACATCGACCTGCAGTTCGGCGAGGGCGCGGTGCCGGCGTGCCTCGCGGAGACGCTGATCATCGCCGCGACGGGCGAGCACGGCCGCAAGAGCCTGGGCCCGCAGACCCTCACGGAGAACATCAACTTCTTCGTGGACGAGGCGCACAAGCTCGGCTTCGAGGTCCTGGACTGA
- a CDS encoding phospholipase D-like domain-containing protein, whose translation MIRPTLLRVLSTLALLAVMVAAPGHAAEVLLWPGGLQPPQPISTPEPPCAEPTGRLSLRLWELVRQEGGPDLTCGNAFVAFDRTPRSDRVPEDAFQVAADQIRAAHAEVLLASMEWRSGGENPGMTFARAVRDLYVRVAANPAAYPQGMSVRLLLGGLPDFVRPDGATQILSVAHDLRSVGVPLSDPRAGWTVTLLNYRYLPHSHVKLHVIDGTDLTVAGYNYTDWHLPVSEPGGRALHDLGLHMSGPVAQSGVAVFDDLWRRSQELVCPADVAPDDVTARCALQEPAPPSHPELARHAVRTGDTRAYMLYRRTGVDQADVAHLALLDGARTQVDLMQADFGPPLTCWYAYLNPSTCPVREWTTYMTEVLTALRRGVHVRLLLVDYGIGAAPNRSGVALIRRELHRRGLDDRFEARYTTFTMHTKALTVDHELVVTGSMNFHFASWGSLGLAEAALATDDPRAVAEQEASFNDVWANGSRPVPEERWLPNVTQDLLN comes from the coding sequence GTGATCCGGCCGACGCTGCTGCGCGTTCTGTCCACGCTGGCGCTGCTGGCCGTCATGGTCGCCGCGCCCGGCCACGCCGCCGAGGTGCTGCTGTGGCCGGGGGGGCTTCAGCCGCCACAGCCCATCTCGACCCCCGAGCCGCCGTGCGCGGAACCCACGGGCCGCCTGAGCCTGCGCCTGTGGGAACTCGTGCGGCAGGAGGGCGGCCCGGACCTGACCTGCGGCAACGCCTTCGTGGCCTTCGACCGCACACCCCGCAGCGACCGCGTGCCCGAGGACGCCTTCCAGGTCGCCGCCGACCAGATCCGGGCCGCCCACGCCGAGGTACTGTTGGCCAGCATGGAGTGGCGGTCCGGCGGCGAGAACCCCGGCATGACCTTCGCTCGGGCAGTGCGCGACCTGTATGTCCGCGTGGCCGCAAATCCGGCCGCGTACCCGCAGGGCATGAGCGTGCGGCTGCTGCTCGGCGGCCTGCCGGACTTCGTGCGCCCGGACGGCGCGACGCAGATCCTGAGCGTAGCCCACGACCTGCGCAGTGTGGGCGTGCCCCTGAGCGACCCCCGCGCCGGGTGGACGGTCACGCTGCTGAACTACCGCTACCTGCCGCACAGCCACGTGAAACTGCACGTTATCGACGGCACGGACCTCACGGTGGCCGGCTACAACTACACCGACTGGCACCTGCCGGTCAGCGAGCCCGGCGGCCGCGCCCTGCACGACCTGGGCCTGCACATGTCCGGCCCGGTCGCGCAGAGCGGCGTGGCGGTGTTCGACGACCTGTGGCGCCGCAGCCAGGAACTGGTCTGCCCGGCGGACGTGGCCCCGGACGACGTGACCGCCCGCTGCGCCCTGCAGGAGCCCGCGCCCCCCTCGCACCCAGAACTGGCCCGGCACGCCGTGCGGACAGGAGACACGCGCGCCTACATGCTGTACCGCCGCACTGGGGTCGACCAGGCGGACGTGGCGCACCTGGCGCTGCTGGACGGCGCCCGCACACAGGTCGACCTGATGCAGGCGGATTTCGGGCCGCCGCTGACGTGCTGGTATGCCTACCTGAATCCGTCCACGTGCCCGGTGCGCGAGTGGACGACGTACATGACGGAGGTGCTGACCGCGCTGCGGCGGGGTGTGCACGTCCGGCTGCTGCTGGTGGACTACGGCATCGGGGCCGCGCCGAACCGCAGCGGGGTGGCGCTGATCCGCCGTGAACTGCACCGCCGGGGCCTGGACGACCGCTTCGAGGCCCGCTACACCACCTTCACCATGCACACCAAGGCCCTGACCGTCGACCACGAGCTGGTCGTGACCGGCAGCATGAACTTCCATTTCGCGTCGTGGGGCAGCCTGGGCCTGGCGGAAGCTGCGCTGGCGACCGACGATCCACGGGCGGTGGCCGAACAGGAGGCGAGCTTCAACGACGTGTGGGCCAACGGCAGCCGGCCCGTCCCGGAGGAACGCTGGCTGCCGAACGTCACCCAGGACCTCCTGAACTGA
- the ispH gene encoding 4-hydroxy-3-methylbut-2-enyl diphosphate reductase, with translation MVERVFLAKPRGFCAGVVMAIQAVERAAQREEKPVTVYHSIVHNHTVVERLSSAHGVHFVEDLDAVNALPEGGETVVFSAHGISPAVRERARALGLATIDATCPLVTKVHTEAKKYAREGYTILLIGDSARHQEVIGTRGEAPEHTILVGVLGKTGEGLHDPYTVQVPDPQKLVVLTQTTLSVDDTRRTIEILKSRFPALVVPPSEDLCYATKNRQDAVKAIAPHVDAFLVLTSTHSSNGMRLLELAAETCGRAERLETVADLAHVDLAGVHSVGITSAASTPDDLVQAVVAHFRALNPALEVIEEGEWEDIEFREPRKILPTDALPRTMQ, from the coding sequence ATGGTTGAGCGCGTGTTCCTGGCCAAGCCGCGCGGCTTCTGCGCCGGGGTGGTCATGGCGATCCAGGCGGTCGAACGGGCGGCGCAGCGTGAGGAGAAGCCGGTCACGGTGTACCACTCCATCGTGCACAACCACACCGTGGTCGAGCGGCTGTCGTCGGCGCACGGCGTGCACTTCGTGGAGGATCTCGACGCCGTGAACGCCCTGCCCGAGGGCGGCGAGACGGTCGTGTTCAGCGCCCACGGCATCAGCCCCGCGGTGCGGGAACGCGCCCGCGCGCTGGGGCTGGCGACCATCGACGCGACGTGCCCGCTGGTCACGAAGGTGCACACCGAGGCGAAGAAGTACGCGCGCGAGGGCTACACCATCCTGCTGATCGGAGACAGCGCCCGGCACCAGGAGGTGATCGGCACGCGCGGCGAGGCGCCGGAGCACACGATCCTGGTCGGGGTGCTGGGCAAGACCGGCGAGGGGCTGCACGATCCGTACACCGTGCAGGTGCCCGATCCACAGAAACTGGTCGTGCTGACACAGACGACCCTGAGCGTGGACGACACCCGCCGCACCATCGAGATCCTGAAGTCGCGCTTCCCGGCGCTGGTGGTGCCGCCCAGCGAGGACCTGTGCTATGCCACGAAGAACCGCCAGGACGCGGTCAAGGCCATCGCTCCGCATGTGGACGCCTTTCTGGTGCTGACCAGCACGCACTCGAGCAACGGCATGCGCCTGCTGGAACTGGCCGCCGAGACCTGCGGCCGGGCCGAGCGGCTGGAGACGGTGGCAGACCTGGCGCACGTGGACCTCGCGGGCGTGCACAGCGTGGGCATCACGTCGGCAGCCAGCACCCCGGACGACCTCGTGCAGGCGGTGGTCGCGCACTTCCGCGCCCTGAACCCGGCGCTGGAGGTGATTGAGGAAGGCGAGTGGGAGGACATCGAGTTCCGCGAGCCGAGGAAGATCCTGCCCACCGACGCCCTGCCGCGCACCATGCAGTGA